One window from the genome of Lentibacillus daqui encodes:
- a CDS encoding ABC transporter permease, protein MAYSNVVGKTLKNKLKAIAKNPYLFGLIMLVLLSLLLFSVYPIYSIFKTIFVGENGLDFKAVQKLFDKPRIYQTIWNSLKLGVASAVISTLIGFIFAYSVARTRMFGRKFFNFIAVFPVVSPPFVLALAMILLFGSSGLISREVFGMQSTDVYGFKSLLIIQAMSFSPIAYLNLKGVLESMDASLEDSAFNLGASRWKVFYTITLPLAIPGIFSSLLLTFIKSLEDFGNPMIIGGDFSTLATEAYMTITGRSDLRTGSLLAVSMLLPVLTAYLVQRFWVNKKSYTTVTGKASQGSAIIKEKKVVVPLFIICMLITGTIVLFYGTIIMGAFVRLWGIDYSLSLDHFKYVFDTGLGTVKDTLIIAIIATPIMVLLGMVISFLTVRVNFPGKKLIEIGSILLFAVPGTVVGIGYLLTFNSPPLAITGTAAIIILVLVFRYMSLGIEAGSNVLRQIDPSLEEASKSLNANGFTTFRKITFPLMRSALFSSAIYAFTRAMTSISAVIFLVSASWNLMTVAILSAVDFGKLGVAAAYCVILFVIIFLAFSALNLLLKQNERSM, encoded by the coding sequence TTGGCTTATTCAAATGTTGTTGGGAAGACGTTAAAAAATAAGTTGAAAGCAATAGCAAAGAATCCATATTTATTTGGGTTAATCATGTTGGTGTTACTATCGCTTCTTTTATTTTCAGTTTATCCTATCTATAGTATTTTCAAAACAATTTTTGTCGGTGAGAATGGATTGGATTTTAAAGCGGTACAAAAACTTTTTGATAAGCCTCGTATCTATCAAACTATATGGAATAGTCTAAAGCTTGGGGTTGCATCGGCAGTAATTAGTACTTTGATAGGGTTTATTTTTGCTTATTCGGTAGCAAGAACCCGCATGTTTGGCAGGAAATTTTTTAATTTTATTGCTGTATTTCCTGTTGTTTCTCCCCCTTTTGTACTAGCATTGGCTATGATTTTACTCTTTGGGAGCTCTGGACTAATTTCTAGAGAAGTATTTGGAATGCAAAGCACCGATGTTTATGGTTTCAAAAGCTTGTTAATTATTCAAGCTATGTCCTTTTCTCCTATTGCGTATCTTAATTTAAAAGGCGTACTTGAATCAATGGATGCTTCATTGGAGGATTCTGCTTTCAATCTAGGAGCTTCTAGGTGGAAGGTATTTTATACGATCACTTTACCATTAGCGATACCTGGGATTTTTAGTTCGTTACTTTTAACGTTTATTAAATCGCTTGAGGATTTCGGGAACCCTATGATTATTGGTGGGGACTTCTCAACTTTAGCAACAGAGGCATATATGACAATTACGGGCAGAAGCGATTTAAGGACAGGTTCATTATTAGCTGTTTCCATGCTACTTCCCGTTTTAACTGCCTATTTGGTTCAACGGTTTTGGGTCAATAAAAAGTCATATACTACCGTAACAGGAAAAGCCTCCCAAGGATCAGCAATCATTAAAGAAAAAAAGGTAGTTGTACCATTATTTATCATCTGTATGTTAATAACAGGAACCATTGTTTTATTTTATGGGACAATTATTATGGGTGCTTTTGTCAGGCTATGGGGTATAGATTACTCCTTATCGCTGGATCATTTTAAATACGTTTTTGATACGGGCTTAGGCACTGTTAAGGATACATTAATTATTGCTATTATTGCCACTCCGATAATGGTTTTGCTAGGCATGGTGATTTCGTTTTTAACTGTAAGAGTCAATTTTCCAGGAAAAAAATTAATAGAAATAGGTTCGATATTGCTCTTTGCCGTTCCTGGTACAGTTGTTGGTATCGGCTATCTTCTAACATTTAATAGCCCTCCATTAGCTATTACAGGAACTGCAGCCATTATCATTTTGGTGCTTGTGTTTCGATATATGTCCCTTGGCATTGAAGCGGGATCGAACGTCTTAAGACAAATTGATCCATCGCTGGAAGAGGCATCCAAATCACTGAATGCTAACGGGTTCACGACGTTTAGGAAAATAACCTTTCCGCTCATGCGATCTGCACTATTCTCAAGTGCCATATATGCCTTTACCCGAGCAATGACGTCCATAAGTGCTGTCATATTTTTGGTTTCTGCAAGTTGGAATCTGATGACAGTGGCAATTTTGTCAGCGGTTGACTTTGGTAAGCTAGGGGTTGCTGCGGCTTATTGTGTTATCTTGTTCGTCATTATTTTCCTTGCCTTTTCTGCCTTGAATTTATTGTTAAAACAAAATGAAAGGTCGATGTAA
- a CDS encoding ABC transporter substrate-binding protein gives MKKVFALIPIICVLVLTACGSDDTSNGDKGTLTMYTPMPEENAEAYVKKFEEDTGIKVNYTRLSTGEILAKLKSEKGRSDASIWFAGPSDSFIEADEEGLLEKYDPENLENLDKIDENAMVEDASWLPIYQGPIAFASNENWLEENNVEAPTSWEDLLKPEFKNNIMLAHPGASGTGYQFISTLVQVMGEDEAFDYLKAFNKNVKQWTKGGSANAQFIGQGEVGTGLAFAQDLLPLKEEGYPIKITYPEDGVSVAVEGAAKIKGGPEKEKENAKEFMHWINSEEGQNVYADTGYYHLPVIPDAKIPEGAPYLSKFNVADTDNVWASEHRDELVDKFEREVQSEDEASDK, from the coding sequence TTGAAAAAAGTATTTGCGCTTATTCCCATCATTTGTGTGTTAGTTTTAACCGCTTGCGGGAGCGATGATACATCCAATGGAGATAAAGGTACATTAACGATGTACACTCCTATGCCTGAAGAAAATGCAGAAGCATATGTAAAAAAATTTGAAGAAGATACTGGGATTAAAGTGAATTATACCCGTCTTAGTACAGGAGAAATTCTGGCCAAACTTAAAAGTGAAAAAGGCCGTAGTGATGCAAGTATATGGTTTGCTGGACCATCTGATAGTTTCATTGAAGCAGATGAGGAGGGGTTGTTGGAAAAATATGACCCTGAGAACCTGGAAAATCTCGACAAAATTGATGAAAATGCAATGGTGGAGGATGCTAGTTGGCTCCCGATTTATCAGGGACCCATAGCCTTTGCATCCAATGAAAATTGGCTGGAAGAAAATAATGTCGAGGCCCCAACGAGCTGGGAAGATCTATTGAAACCTGAGTTTAAAAACAATATCATGCTAGCCCACCCCGGGGCATCAGGAACTGGATACCAGTTTATATCAACGCTTGTTCAAGTGATGGGGGAAGATGAGGCGTTTGATTATTTAAAAGCGTTTAATAAAAATGTGAAGCAATGGACGAAAGGCGGATCAGCAAACGCACAATTTATTGGGCAAGGTGAAGTTGGCACTGGGCTTGCTTTTGCTCAGGATTTGTTGCCGCTTAAAGAAGAAGGCTATCCTATAAAAATCACTTACCCAGAGGATGGAGTATCCGTGGCTGTTGAAGGAGCAGCTAAAATAAAGGGCGGACCGGAAAAAGAAAAGGAAAATGCAAAAGAATTTATGCATTGGATAAACAGTGAGGAAGGACAAAATGTGTATGCGGATACTGGTTATTATCATCTTCCCGTCATACCGGACGCTAAAATACCAGAAGGAGCTCCGTATTTGAGTAAATTCAATGTAGCTGATACAGACAATGTTTGGGCCAGTGAACATCGTGATGAACTTGTTGATAAATTTGAACGAGAGGTTCAATCAGAAGATGAGGCTAGTGACAAATAA
- a CDS encoding alcohol dehydrogenase catalytic domain-containing protein gives MENKGIVNSRAYQLIEPEKFEEVILQHAVNNDQVVVQPSLASICHADMRYYTGQRRKEALQRKLPMALFHEGIGHVVKSKDGSLAKGQRVVMVPNIPARRLKDNTIDDNPSSNRRVVKDNYLPDSVFLGSGYDGIGQQYLVLPTENVIPIPDHVPDEIAVLAELTSVSLHAASHVSGYLCCGKVAVFGDGPVGYLTAATLHHVFDIPKENLLVFGAIRERLAHFDFAITHLVHDFNFREEEDVVAVMECTGGAFSKNAINQAIDLIEPQGKITLMGVSEEHVPLNTRDVLEKGLTICGSSRSTDEEFKTLMNAFQSQAYQRTLAKLLPDQNERIRNVKDLQRAMNKATKNKDWGKIFLSFEWD, from the coding sequence ATGGAAAATAAAGGTATAGTGAATTCAAGAGCTTATCAATTGATCGAGCCTGAAAAATTTGAAGAAGTTATACTTCAACATGCAGTTAACAATGATCAAGTTGTGGTACAACCAAGTTTAGCAAGTATATGTCATGCAGACATGCGCTATTACACCGGCCAACGTAGAAAAGAAGCTTTACAAAGAAAACTTCCTATGGCTCTGTTTCATGAAGGAATTGGTCATGTGGTAAAGTCAAAGGATGGATCTTTGGCTAAAGGCCAACGCGTCGTTATGGTTCCGAATATCCCGGCAAGACGTTTGAAAGATAATACAATAGATGATAATCCCTCCTCTAATAGACGCGTTGTGAAGGACAATTATTTGCCAGACAGCGTTTTTTTAGGGAGTGGTTATGATGGGATTGGACAGCAGTATTTGGTACTTCCAACAGAAAATGTGATACCAATACCTGATCATGTTCCCGATGAAATTGCTGTCTTGGCTGAACTGACATCCGTATCCTTACATGCCGCAAGCCATGTAAGCGGTTACTTATGTTGTGGCAAGGTAGCTGTTTTTGGAGATGGTCCAGTCGGTTATTTGACGGCAGCAACATTACATCATGTTTTTGATATACCAAAAGAAAATCTATTAGTCTTTGGCGCTATCAGGGAAAGGTTGGCGCATTTTGATTTTGCGATAACACATCTTGTGCACGATTTTAACTTTAGGGAGGAGGAGGATGTTGTAGCAGTCATGGAATGTACGGGGGGCGCATTTAGCAAAAATGCTATTAACCAAGCCATTGATTTAATCGAACCACAAGGAAAGATTACCTTAATGGGTGTATCCGAAGAACATGTTCCGCTTAATACAAGAGATGTTTTGGAGAAAGGGTTGACGATTTGCGGTAGTTCCAGAAGTACAGATGAGGAATTTAAAACTCTCATGAATGCTTTTCAAAGTCAAGCGTATCAGCGTACATTGGCGAAGCTTTTGCCGGATCAAAATGAACGAATCAGAAATGTGAAAGATTTACAAAGGGCGATGAATAAAGCTACGAAAAACAAGGACTGGGGAAAGATTTTCTTGTCATTTGAGTGGGATTGA
- a CDS encoding M15 family metallopeptidase, which yields MFNYKESIPIRENGDKLVALSQLSEKIVVKPHYFHANIPGSINECYLRSRAADRLIQASERLPSHHFFVVLDAWRPYEVQLELYQRLKKKLQLKGYKGNRLDKELSQYVDKPSKDPSKPSNHLTGGAIDLVIATKQRILDFGTSFDEFTEKAHTDFYEKKADLSDQETIFRNNRRLLKGIMENAGFTNFKNEWWHYDYGNQNWAFSTGSIAYYNRILDYKKHLEPFN from the coding sequence ATGTTTAACTATAAGGAATCTATACCAATAAGAGAGAATGGCGATAAACTTGTCGCTCTATCGCAACTATCCGAGAAAATTGTAGTAAAACCACATTATTTTCATGCTAACATTCCGGGTTCTATCAATGAATGCTATTTAAGAAGCCGTGCTGCTGATCGATTGATACAAGCTTCAGAACGGTTGCCAAGTCATCATTTTTTTGTCGTCCTTGATGCATGGAGACCCTATGAAGTCCAATTAGAACTGTATCAAAGATTAAAGAAAAAGTTACAATTAAAAGGATATAAGGGAAACCGACTTGATAAAGAATTATCCCAATATGTGGACAAACCATCCAAGGATCCGTCAAAGCCATCCAATCATTTAACTGGCGGAGCTATCGATTTAGTAATTGCAACAAAGCAAAGAATTCTGGACTTTGGAACAAGCTTTGATGAATTCACAGAAAAAGCACATACTGACTTTTATGAGAAAAAAGCTGATTTAAGTGATCAAGAAACCATATTTAGAAATAATCGTAGACTTTTAAAAGGGATAATGGAAAATGCAGGATTTACCAACTTTAAGAATGAATGGTGGCATTATGATTACGGTAATCAGAACTGGGCTTTCTCAACTGGCAGTATCGCTTATTATAACAGAATTTTAGACTATAAAAAGCACTTAGAACCTTTCAATTAA
- a CDS encoding transcriptional regulator — translation MPIKVLAVGPNDIKDLIYDVGKEYPEIIINYVTYNSENEVVKIVKKHEQHIDILPLDVPVSRIIPTRSSVRDGLQRVLLEGKSLRYLDSQIAIGIINLSHMYEGEHLSEYQLQRRILALQNILVDYGEKSQSIIKWPDRKEVRFITTRGALQFKNGNSKELKLLKELFNKTQIKASLGIGIGRTANEAEIHAKEALGKASINKPSCFLVDNDGAVHGPIGNEVQLSYSIRVDNQKVLNIAKRANMSGSVINRLLSFCEIHGKMTFTAAELADGFGITPRSARRILIRLEQVGLAAVTGEEQPINRGRPRQIYSILLNKKI, via the coding sequence TTGCCAATTAAAGTACTTGCAGTAGGTCCAAATGATATAAAAGATCTGATTTACGATGTAGGGAAGGAATACCCAGAAATAATTATTAACTATGTTACTTATAACAGTGAAAATGAAGTAGTAAAAATCGTCAAGAAACATGAACAACATATTGATATACTCCCATTAGATGTCCCGGTATCAAGGATTATTCCAACACGATCTTCTGTTAGAGACGGTTTACAGCGAGTACTACTAGAAGGAAAAAGTTTACGGTATCTTGATTCACAAATCGCTATCGGGATCATCAATTTGAGTCATATGTATGAAGGTGAGCATCTTTCAGAATATCAATTACAACGCAGAATCCTAGCATTACAGAATATCTTGGTTGATTATGGTGAAAAGTCACAGTCAATTATTAAATGGCCTGATCGAAAAGAAGTTAGATTTATTACAACCCGCGGAGCACTACAATTCAAAAATGGTAATTCAAAAGAATTAAAGTTACTAAAAGAACTATTTAATAAAACACAAATCAAGGCAAGTCTAGGCATTGGAATTGGACGGACAGCAAATGAAGCAGAAATTCATGCCAAGGAAGCTCTAGGAAAAGCTTCAATAAATAAGCCAAGTTGTTTTTTAGTAGATAATGATGGAGCTGTACACGGACCCATTGGAAATGAAGTTCAGTTAAGCTATTCCATCCGTGTTGACAATCAAAAAGTATTGAATATTGCAAAGCGGGCAAATATGAGCGGTTCCGTGATTAATAGACTACTTTCCTTTTGTGAAATTCATGGAAAGATGACATTTACAGCCGCTGAATTGGCCGACGGTTTTGGGATTACTCCAAGAAGTGCCAGAAGAATTTTGATTAGACTCGAACAGGTAGGACTAGCTGCAGTAACAGGTGAAGAACAACCAATTAACAGGGGGCGACCTCGTCAAATTTATTCAATCCTATTAAACAAGAAAATATAG
- the tnpA gene encoding IS66 family insertion sequence element accessory protein TnpA: MTQKDKRIEWKARYDTWKESGQSIAEWCRNQEVSVHQMYYWVQRFERDGNFMETPGDTQWLSVQVDEEALPSTGHSPILLHFGAISVEVRPGANMSLLSDVVHMLQNQC; this comes from the coding sequence ATGACCCAGAAAGACAAAAGAATAGAATGGAAAGCACGCTACGATACCTGGAAAGAAAGCGGACAAAGTATCGCTGAATGGTGTCGGAATCAAGAAGTTAGCGTTCACCAAATGTACTATTGGGTGCAGCGATTTGAGCGCGATGGCAATTTCATGGAAACTCCTGGCGATACACAGTGGCTCTCCGTTCAAGTGGATGAAGAAGCTTTACCTTCTACGGGACATAGCCCCATTTTATTACACTTTGGAGCTATCTCCGTTGAAGTACGGCCGGGAGCCAATATGAGTCTATTATCCGATGTTGTGCATATGCTCCAAAACCAATGCTGA
- the tnpB gene encoding IS66 family insertion sequence element accessory protein TnpB (TnpB, as the term is used for proteins encoded by IS66 family insertion elements, is considered an accessory protein, since TnpC, encoded by a neighboring gene, is a DDE family transposase.) encodes MLTNHSFDRVYLARGSTDLRKSIDGLAVIVKECFDLDPFSPCLFVFCNRKRDKLKILQWEHNGFWLHYRRLERGTFHWPSEKDSTPMNISPRQLRWLLDGLPIEQRQAHQEVTARTIL; translated from the coding sequence ATGCTGACCAATCATTCATTTGATCGTGTTTATTTGGCTCGTGGAAGCACTGATTTGCGCAAATCTATTGATGGCCTGGCGGTTATTGTGAAAGAGTGTTTTGATCTGGATCCCTTTTCCCCTTGCTTGTTCGTTTTCTGTAATCGAAAACGAGATAAGCTAAAGATTTTACAATGGGAGCACAATGGGTTTTGGTTGCATTATCGCAGGCTGGAAAGAGGGACCTTCCATTGGCCATCAGAAAAGGATTCCACACCAATGAATATTAGTCCGCGCCAATTGCGTTGGCTTTTGGATGGCTTGCCCATCGAACAAAGACAGGCACACCAGGAAGTGACAGCGCGCACCATTCTATAA
- the tnpC gene encoding IS66 family transposase: MENTAHTSKDTIEYYKAQNERLEMEKEALEAKLKWYEEQFRLSQQRRFESSSEKTDSEQLSLFNEAEDTANPTVEEPTVETITYKRKKQKGQRDQKLENLPTETIEYRLSNEEQVCSCCGGDLHEMSTEMRKELKVIPAQVKVVEHVRYVYSCRHCEHNEIKTPIVTAKMPEPVFPGSLASPSAMAYTMEQKYVEGMPLYRQEKHLERFGVSISRQTLANWIVYGANTWLELIYDEMRAQLLELDALHADETTLQVLSEPERPATSTSYIWLYRSGQEDIPIVLYDYQQTRAAKHPRRFLEGFQGYLHVDGYPGYNGLPNVVLVGCWAHARRNFTEALKALPESAATTSVKAKEGLAFCNKLFDIERDLKDVSPQERYEKRLERSQPVLDAFSAWLREQTPRVLPKSALGKAIKYCRNQWERLEAFLKDGRLEIDNNRAERSIKPFVIGRKNWIFSNTAKGAKSSAIIYSIVETAKENGLNPFNYLSYLFEELPNMDTTDKEKLAQFLPWSVSLPQECRVPEI; this comes from the coding sequence ATGGAAAATACAGCGCATACATCAAAAGACACAATCGAATATTACAAGGCACAAAACGAAAGGCTCGAAATGGAAAAGGAAGCGTTGGAGGCCAAATTGAAATGGTATGAAGAGCAATTTCGCCTAAGCCAACAGCGCAGATTTGAGTCTTCCAGTGAGAAGACTGATTCGGAACAACTTTCCCTTTTCAATGAGGCTGAAGATACAGCTAATCCGACTGTTGAAGAACCAACTGTCGAGACGATTACATATAAGCGCAAGAAACAAAAAGGTCAACGTGATCAAAAACTTGAAAACCTGCCTACAGAAACGATCGAATATCGTTTGTCTAATGAGGAACAAGTCTGTTCGTGTTGCGGTGGCGATCTGCATGAAATGAGCACCGAGATGCGTAAAGAATTAAAAGTCATTCCGGCGCAAGTAAAAGTTGTTGAACACGTACGTTATGTCTATAGTTGCCGTCATTGCGAACACAACGAAATAAAAACGCCTATTGTGACAGCAAAAATGCCGGAACCTGTATTTCCAGGAAGTTTGGCTTCTCCATCGGCAATGGCCTATACCATGGAACAAAAATATGTGGAAGGCATGCCCCTGTATCGCCAGGAAAAACATTTGGAACGATTCGGAGTATCCATCTCACGCCAAACACTGGCCAATTGGATCGTATACGGCGCCAATACCTGGCTTGAGCTGATCTATGATGAGATGCGTGCCCAGCTATTGGAACTAGATGCTTTACACGCGGACGAGACGACGCTTCAGGTTTTATCTGAGCCGGAACGTCCCGCAACATCCACTTCCTACATATGGCTATACCGCTCTGGGCAGGAGGATATCCCAATCGTTCTATATGATTATCAGCAGACCCGAGCTGCCAAACACCCTCGCCGGTTTTTGGAAGGTTTCCAGGGTTACTTGCATGTAGACGGTTATCCTGGCTATAACGGACTTCCTAATGTCGTACTTGTCGGATGTTGGGCACATGCGCGCCGCAATTTTACAGAAGCATTAAAAGCACTGCCTGAGTCTGCAGCCACCACTTCTGTAAAAGCAAAGGAAGGCTTGGCTTTCTGTAATAAGCTTTTTGATATTGAACGTGATTTAAAGGATGTAAGTCCACAAGAACGTTATGAAAAACGATTAGAACGCAGTCAGCCTGTGCTGGATGCTTTTTCAGCGTGGCTTCGTGAACAAACACCACGGGTGCTGCCAAAAAGTGCACTTGGCAAAGCTATTAAATATTGTCGTAACCAATGGGAGCGTTTGGAGGCATTTTTAAAGGATGGGCGTTTGGAAATAGACAACAATCGGGCAGAACGGTCCATCAAGCCCTTCGTTATTGGAAGGAAAAACTGGATTTTCAGTAACACCGCAAAGGGGGCTAAATCCAGTGCAATTATCTATAGTATTGTGGAAACTGCCAAGGAAAACGGGTTAAATCCATTTAACTACCTCAGCTATTTGTTTGAGGAACTCCCTAATATGGATACGACAGATAAAGAGAAATTAGCTCAATTTCTACCATGGTCAGTGTCACTCCCGCAGGAATGCCGCGTTCCTGAAATCTAA
- a CDS encoding C40 family peptidase: MTNKKLIMSVSASAAIASAFFVADEADAASYKVKSGDTLWAIAQKYNTTVGQLKSANSLTSDVIYPKQVLETGNKKQSSNSNSTNKSGSTYTVKSGDTLSGIAAKHNISVSELMNWNNLKSTLIFPGDVLAVTKNGSSSSGANASGGSSSSGSSSNGGSVGSAKVHTVRSGDTLSGIGSKYGVSVANLKQWNNLKSDLIIVGQKLNISKSSSSAGSGSSSGSGSSGSSDSSSGASYDASKVASIAKSQSGVPYVWGGSSPSGFDCSGFIYYAYNQAGKSINRTSAEGYYNRSAYVNKPAVGDLVFFENTYKSGISHVGIYLGGNQFISAESDGVKINSLSNPYWSKHFEGYKRFY, from the coding sequence TTGACGAATAAGAAATTAATTATGTCAGTATCTGCGAGTGCGGCCATCGCTTCGGCATTTTTTGTCGCTGATGAAGCAGACGCAGCTTCCTATAAAGTAAAAAGTGGTGACACGCTATGGGCCATCGCACAAAAATACAATACAACGGTTGGTCAATTGAAATCGGCAAACAGCCTGACCAGTGACGTTATCTATCCAAAGCAGGTACTGGAAACTGGGAATAAAAAACAATCATCCAACTCTAATTCTACTAATAAATCTGGTTCTACATATACTGTAAAATCGGGTGACACCTTATCGGGGATCGCCGCCAAACATAACATATCCGTTTCTGAATTAATGAACTGGAATAACTTGAAATCGACATTAATTTTTCCTGGAGATGTATTGGCTGTCACGAAAAATGGAAGTTCTTCCAGCGGTGCGAATGCATCTGGCGGCTCAAGTTCTTCGGGATCAAGCTCGAATGGTGGTAGTGTTGGCTCAGCAAAAGTGCACACCGTTCGTTCCGGTGACACGTTATCGGGCATCGGTAGCAAGTACGGCGTTAGTGTTGCCAATTTGAAACAATGGAACAACCTGAAATCCGATCTGATTATTGTCGGGCAAAAGTTGAACATTAGCAAGAGCTCATCATCGGCAGGTTCCGGTTCCAGCTCGGGCTCTGGTTCATCCGGCTCAAGCGATTCTTCCAGCGGTGCCAGCTATGATGCAAGCAAAGTGGCTAGCATTGCCAAAAGTCAAAGTGGGGTCCCGTATGTATGGGGCGGCTCTAGTCCAAGCGGGTTCGACTGTAGCGGATTTATCTATTACGCCTACAATCAAGCAGGCAAATCGATCAACCGTACATCAGCTGAAGGCTATTACAACCGTTCGGCCTATGTCAACAAACCAGCTGTAGGCGATCTCGTCTTTTTCGAAAACACCTATAAGAGCGGCATCTCCCATGTCGGCATCTACTTGGGCGGCAACCAATTCATCAGCGCCGAATCAGATGGCGTGAAGATTAACAGCCTAAGCAACCCGTATTGGAGCAAGCACTTTGAAGGATATAAGCGGTTTTATTAA